Within the Miscanthus floridulus cultivar M001 chromosome 17, ASM1932011v1, whole genome shotgun sequence genome, the region GGAGTACTAATGTTAGTTTGTCTTATTACAATCGAACATGGTCAATACGGCCCTGTTGGGGGTTCTCATATTATTTTAAATATCCAAATTCAAACATATAAAGTAATTGACATTAATATTAAAGTTGGGAGTGATAGATTTGATTTCATAGGGTGTAATAATTAGTTACTTGCATTAGCCTGAGACTAAATTAGACCATATGCAACACAACTCAAAGCAGGTTATTAAACGTTAGTAAGGTTGTATTTGGGTACTTACATTGTGTTAAATGTGGTCACTATATATATTAAACATAATGTTTATAGTAGAGATGTGGgagatatgaattttttttgTGTTCCTCATCAGTTTCTGCAAATTTGCATCGCTTAATATGAAGAAATCTGGCATATGTACTAGCTAATGTTTGTGATTGTATGTCCAAACCTGGGCATGGGAGTCTATGTGAACAACAAAACAGAAAGACTAATGCATACAACCAaacctaaaaaataaaaaaacgacAAACGACATTTCTTATTTGGTTGTGACCGGAGGAGATATATTATTAGTACTATATATAGCCATGGGGGTGGGCGGGGCACGTACTTGTATAAATTCTGCAAGTACACAGAGTAGTAAGGCCATGGAGACCAACGGGCGTGGAAACCAGGAGGAGCCCCATCCGCAGCACCACTTCGTGCTGGTGCATGGGCTGTGCCACGGCGCGTGGTGCTGGTACAAGGCGGCCACGGCGCTGCGCCGCGCGGGCCACCGCGTGACGGCGCCGGACATGGCAGGCTGCGGCGCGCACCCGGCGCGCGTGGACGAGGTGCGTAGCTTCGAGGAGTACTCGCGCCCGCTGCTGGACGCAGTGGCGGCGCTGCCGCCGGGCGAGCGCGCCGTGCTCGTGGGGCACAGCCACGGGGGCTGCAGCGTCGCGCTCGCCGCCGAGAGGTTCCCGGACAAGGTCGCCGCGGCCGTGTTCGTGGCCGCGTCCATGCCGGCCGTCGGCCGCTCCATGGGCGCCACGACCACCGACGAGGTACGTTACGTACGTACATATACATGAGCACTACTGCTTCACGCGTGATCTGCGAGGGCAAATCATATGTGCAGCAATGAATTGTTGTATCGCCCTGGCCTGGATGCACATGCACACGCCGCAAATCTGGGTCTCGATAGAAGCTTTTGCAGCAGTAGCAAAACGAAACTTGGACGGTAGGTAACCTGAGTCTGGAGGGGAAGTTTTGACCATGCATATGCATATTTTGTTGGTTCAGTGCATTTGGATGGACCGGGGCTTCCTGGAACTCTTTTCTGTTTAATTAGCACCTGTATTGTTTCGGTGAGAATTCACTTGTGCAGCTCAAAGATGCCTGCAAGAATTAGCAAATTTACCTATATTTGTTCTCTCTTCATGCTTCACCATATATTTTTAATGGCACGGACGTGAAATTAATTCACTTTAAGTGGAAACCCACTGTTAGAAAAGCTTCCTTAATAAAAAACCGTTATAACTAGGTTGACACTGCCTAATAATTTGTATATATGAATAAGGGTTTTAATTAAGCAACTGATTGATCAGCTGGTAAATGGCTAAAACAGACCTTTCAGGAGAAGATCTGTGGCCTCTGAAAATTATTACGCTGAATATCCAAAATCCTTGATTTATCGTGCATTACGCAGATCGTGGTTGGTTTGTTTCACTTAGTGGTTGGTTTGTTTCTTTTTTGATTAATCAGGCAGCACACACACACTTCACATCGCATCTAATATGTTTCTTTTTAGTTATCTACAGTACAAAATATGGTTCTATCTCTCTGTATGTAGTACTAAAGTGTGTGTGTGTTACGGTGTTGTTGCGCAGCAGCTGAAGTCATTAGCCATGCAGCGAAACAGTAACTGTGCCTCCACTTTGTTAAGCCATTATTTAGTTCTCCAAAagtgcactatgtaaaaagaagattctccgtcacctcaaacttgcggtacatgcatggagtactaaatgtagacgaaatcaaaaactaattgcacagtttgctttaactttgcgagacgaatcttttgagcctaattagtcaatgtttggataataattcacaaatacaaacaaaatgctacagtgaagaatcgtgcactatgcaaccgaactaaacgcgccctaagtgTCTCGTTGACTTTGTAGTAGGAAGTACTAGCCCAGATCAGCCGGCCAGGCGGAGGACAATGATGAGTGGTAGTAGCTCATCACCTACCCAAGCAGCAGCAGCGTGTCGTTGGTCAGTCGTAAGTAGACCGGTCGACGGCATTGAACGGCTTGCCGGCCTGCCGGCGTACTTTCTCGGTGCCAAAACAAGAGTGACTTTTTTACTTTTAGTTATTTGACTGTTCTCTTTATTCAAAAGTTttatataaattataaaataaataaattattattgaAGTATCTCTAGTAATAAAAGAAGTCATAACGAAATACATAATGATTATATAAAATTTTTAAATAAGGCAAACGATCAAATAAGATGTTTGAAAATAAAAAACGTCAAATAACTTGGGACGAAGAGAGTTACATACCATGGTTGATTTGGACATTTGGTCCATTCTAATCACTAGGTGTTTATCGTACAATCATCGTAGGGTACAGTACGTACTGTACGTGGCAGTGATTTGGATCTAACATGCACGTGCATGCTGCGAGCGGAAAGCTGCTGCACGCTACTGACCGCCGGCCGCTCCTTCATTCCGTTCCTTCATTGCGAGCGGAAAGCTAGTAGTAGCGGCTATTCATTGATCATTAGGACAGCGAGAGCACAAATTCATGGAATAGTAACTACTACGGTAGGGACGGCGCCAGGACGGTTTAGGCGccccggtggcggtggaggcggcgggAGGAGAGAGGGGAAGAAGAAGACCGCCTGCCGCGCCGCAGCGGGGCGGTGGTTAGCGGCGGCACATCGAGCTTGAGGAAGAAGAAGCTAGGGTCATCGGTGCTGGACGCGGCGGCCGGGAAGCCGTCGAGGACTGGACAAGCCAACGGGAGGCGGGGGCGTCAGCCATGGCCTGCAGCTCATGGAGATAGAGAGACGGAGGTCGAAGATGACAGAGagacggaggttgaagatgatgtCTCAGCCCTAGGATCTAGATCGGACGGCTACAAACCATCGCCCGAAAGGAAACGGTTTTCAGACACCTAAAATTTtgcaattttcttttttttttctctttattAAGCTGCCTATTGGTACCGTAGTACGTACGGATTAACAATGACCTGTATCATAATTATTCTTTCCCCTATATTATACTGTTGCCAGTTTCTCAAGTTTGTTGGAGCAGAGCCGGACTTCTTCCTAGACACCAAGGAGCTGCACCAAGAGAACCCTAACATTCCTGGACGCCCTGTTATCTTCGGGCCCAAGTTCACGGCCCAGAGGCTGTATCAACTAAGTCCACCAGAGGTGATAGCATCCTAATCTTGCTCTTCCGGCTATGCATTATTATCGTATATCACCCTCTGTCCGAAAATTATATGTCGTTTtcgtttttctagatatatatttTCTCTATACACCTAGACATCCAACATGCcaagatacataataaaaattaTAATATCTAGAAAAGTTAAACCACTTATaaattagaacggagggagtacgcgGTATATATCATGTCAAAGAAAACGGCATGCTTCATCTTgaagaaaaaacaaagaaaaataaaagCGTTTCCCCGAAAAGGATTTTGCAACTTCAAATGAAAACGTGTAGCTTTATTAATATAAAGCCACAATATGGCGATGAATTAAGTAGCTGCTATTGTTGACTTGAGTTCAGGACTTGACCCTGGCCTTGTCGCTAATCCGGCCGGCGAACCGGTTCAACGAGGACGCGCTGATGACGGACGAGAAGCTGCTGACGGAGGCGGGGTACGGGTCGGCGAGGCGCGTGTTCGTCGTGGTGGAGGACGACCTCGGCATCCCGGCGGAGTTCCAGCGCCGCATGATCGCGCAGAGCCCCGGCGTCGAGGTGGAGGCCATGACCGCTGGCGGGGCCGACCACATGGCCATGCTGTCCAGGCCTGAGGAGCTGGTCGACCTCCTCCTCAGGATCGCCGCCATCAACGGAGTGTGATGACATGACCTTGCTGGCGATGTGTCGCCCACTCAGCAAATGAAATATATATGGTTAGAACGAAAATAATCATTGTGACATGCTGGTGTGTCTATGCAGCACTCAAAAGACAGAATCGATGGAATATAAATAAAAGCTACTGTGCCTCCGAATGCAATTATAGTTTTACCTTAAATCAAACAATcttaggtttgaccaagtttatagaaagagtaccaacatttatgatacaaaatggGCATACTATAAACGTATATCCAATGATAAATTTAATGACTACTTTAGTATCATAAGTACATTtacctttttttatatataaatttagttaaacgtAAGATGACTACTTGACTTAGGGTAAAGGTAGAGTTGCATTCTTTTTAGAACTTAGGAGTATACTTTGCTGTTGTTTATTGCATCTAATTAGTATGGACGATATTTCTCTTTGATAAGTGCATGCTAATTTTAGACCGTACCTAACAAGATGGTCCgatgaacttatcagccgtacctTTTTAGCGAaataacaatgtttttctctcataacaaattagtatcagcatcagccgtttttCCAGCGAGCCGAACAGAGCCCAATAGGCACCAGACGGTCCAATCAGTTATGTTTCTGGCAGACTTTGGCTATCGGGATGGGCTTTATATATGTGTTCCATCTTACTATGGTTGAAGGAATAACTACAATCACAACGATCCCTGTGTTGGCAAATACTGTAAAAAAAGCGTAAACAATTTACACTAATTTGCTAGCAGAGCACACAGAAGCACTATAACAGTAAAAGATCCTCATGTCATTCAGAGAGCAGAGTTGGCGCTATGACTATATCCAATTGCATTTCCAATCTGAGAAGCAGACAAGCATAACTCGCTACTTAGTTAAAAATCGCATAGTTGTcatcaaacaaataaaaaaactaaattcGTGATCATGTCATATATTATTCCCATTtttcatataaataaaaaaatttctACACAATCACAAGAAACAACAAGTAGCAGAGTTGGTTACATGCATGCCCTGCAATGAACATATACCTGACTGCATAAATTTTCAGAAGTGTAGTTCTTGTGAAAGTTTCAATTGGGCATGCCTAAGAGATTGAATGGAAGAGTCTCAATCTACTTTTCTAGGAACACAATGTTAAAAAATAACCTTTTTTTTCACAACTTCATTCTTATTTATCATGACAAGAGCTGCACAACAAATTGACTTGGCCATCCATCACAGCAGAAGGGTGGTAACAGGTAGAGAAGATACTGCAATCAGGTGGTAACAGGTAGAGCAGAAGCTGTGAATGCAACCTAATGCCATCGCCTGTCAGTGCACAAAAAATTCACGAATTGTGAAGTCTTCTCTGGGTACAATTAAACAGTAGGGCTAAGGCCCATTTTGTTTTAaacaaatacatatttattgttaCGAGGAGAACACCAAACTGGTGGGATGAACAGAACAACACCCATGTTATTTATTTCTAACATGTCATCCTCGATGGGTAATTAACTGAAGCAAGAAATCCTAGCACAACAAAAGCCCGGTGCCTCCAGATTCGAGGGAAAGGAGTTATTTTCTAACAAATGAAAGGAGAGAGTTAAAAGATACATATATGGAATCAAACAAGCAAGGTATCCTACCTCCACAACAGATCCGCTCTCCGGCTCTCGCCATGACTGGAACCTTCACAAAGCCTTGGTCTGAACAGTGCTGATTCAACGAGATCAGTGGGACGCTAGAGCATCTAACAAATCAACCTTATTTTCAGTAGGAGCCATTACTACATTCGTGTTTCCTGCATAtataagaaagaaagaaagaactcTGAGAATAAACAACATGTAAACCGGCACACTCGTTCATATAATACATCCACACATAACCCTTTCAGTAAATTCCCATCATAGTTCAATCAATTTCTCGTACAACTGTACAACAGCCACAGGACGTGTGGTCCATTAGATCCAAAATATCAATATAATTTCTTTTTAAACATCCTTCCACCACATAAGTGGATGTTTTTACATGTAcatcatattggttcatttctACTTACTTATTTAGTATAATTGCGCCCTCAAAGGATAAATCACAAATGCAGTTGGAAACTTGTAACAATGGCTATAATATCATCATGTCTAATGCTATTTCTAGTCCAAAGGTTTGCTACGAGCAGAGGATAGCATAATGACAATATGCTTGTTGATTGCAGTAGCTGTTCCATAAAAAAAATGTATGTTGCTATTCTGATCATTGTAGCTGAGGACAGTATAATTACTGTATGTGCTTGCTGATGGCAGTTGTCCAAGTCAGATGTACTATTACAGCTTCCCAAAATACGTGCTTTCCAAATCCAGAAAAATACGCTGGCTTTGAAAGAGGAGCAACCACCCCTTAGGCGATGGAGGACCCCGACCCGCTCCCGTTCCTCATCCCATAAGCCCAGTCCGCCCAGATCCGCTTCTTCCCCAGCCACTCCCTCCAATCAGCACCTAGATCGACCTTCAGCAACGCCTGATCTACCCGTTCTCCAGCGCTCAACCTGGAATCTGCGAGATCGAAGTTTCCGACGCCCCCATCCATGTTCTGCCCAAATCGCCGGCGCCACCCCACGAGCCCGGCTCTTGCGCGGGTAGCAGCCGCGACGGAGCCCACACCGCCAGCCCCAAGCCCCAGCCTGCCAGCGACCAAGCAGGCGCCGGCAGCCACTTCTCCAGCGACGGCCGCAAGCTCGGGCCGGCCTCGCTGTCCCACCTCTTCCCCCatgcccctcccttcttccccggccGTTGGTCGGCTGGTAGGAGTAAGTTTCGGCGTTGGGAGGAAGACCCCTGCGCTGGTAACTCCAACGACGACCTAGCTTCATCTGCCAGTCGCTCGACGTACCTGGACGCCGCTCGCAGGGCCCTCGGGGCCTCACCTCCTCTGCTGGCAGGGGCTCCGGACGCGGCGCAGAACGCTGCTGCCGTGGAAGGAACCCATGCCGGACGCCATGAGGAAGCGACGTCATCGGCgtaggaccagcgcgtccggcAGCCGCGGTGCCGCGTGAGTGCCCGCGCGTGTTAACGGCGGCAAGGGTCCCCGTGCACCAGCGCCTCAGCCCGGCACAAGGCGTCGGTGTCTGACACGTGTCGGCAGCGCACATGTGCCCCGCCATGGGCCCAACGTCAACGCCCAAGGATTTCAGATCGTCGAGAGGCGTCGTCGCTGGCGTCTCCAGGGGAGACGGGCCCCAAACGCCAGCGCCCAGTCCCGCCGGAGCCAGTGGGTCTATGCTTCAACTGTCTGACGCCCGACCACGGCGCCGCTCAGTGTCGCGCCTTGTCCCGTTGTCTCCGTTGTCAGGGTACCGGCCATCGGGCCTAGGCATGCAAGCTAGGCCGTTCGCAGCCACGCAAGGCCTCGTCCTCGGAGACCGGGTTCGGTCGGGGTGCCTCCAGGACGCGTCGCCATGCCGGACGAAGGTGACCCAGCTCGCCGGGAAGTCGAGCCGTGCCAAGCCAGGAAAAACCAACGTCGTCGCCCTACTCGTGTGCAACAATCGACCCGCCATCGTCGCAGTAGCACCACAACAGCTTGCTACCGCTATCATCGCCTCTGGGTGACGCCGATAGCCATCCTAAAATCGAGGTCTTGGTCAACCCGAGGAACACAAGCTCGCCGCGTCTGAAGCGGACTTTTCCTTTGCTCTTGTCGCGCTCGTTAATGGGGAATCAGCCGGCGGACTTCCAGGTGTCGGAGGGCGTGGCCAGCATCTGTGCCTGGCTCAGGGGCAACTTTGCACGCAAGCGTCAGTTGGACGGCCATCCTAGCTCGTCATGTGAGGTAGTTGGTCTTGGCGGACCGGGTGCTGTGGAGGCAGTCGAGGCAACTATCACCTGCAGTCGACACTACTGCAGCCAGCCTTTTCAGGGGCGGCAGATAAGTATCTGTAGGGGCGGCGTTTGGAGGGGTGGTTCAAGATTTTTCTAGAATTCACGATTTTGGACCCAAAAAATAGCAATAATTTTTTAATACAGGGAGGCTCCTATCGGTCGCAAGTTGTGGCATTTTTCGCGCGAAAATCGCGTGCTTCGCAGCCGGCCCGCGACCTTCCTCGCGCGTACTACCACTGCACCTTATACTATATTGGATTTTCCTTTCACACATATTATCCTAAATCGagtttaaattgattgtttgagaccctaaatgaattcaaatgaaaaagttatcaactacaaagttgtataactttttgagatctacaacttttattttggtagtttctccatccgaagtcgtttacaaaatttgaattttaaatttgagaaattcaaacgtacttttccttgacaagatgaccTCAAATCAAAAAGTTCTCAACTACAAAatagcataacttttcgagatatacaacttttattttgagtgtttctccatccgaggtcgtttgaaaaattcaatttttaaatttaagaaattcaaacgtagtttttattaacaaaatgatctcaaatgataAAGTTGTCAATTATAaacttttataacttttcgagatctacaactcttattttggttgtttctccatccgaggtcgtttaaaaaattcaaatttcaaaattaaaacattcaaacgtagttttttcttgacaagatctcaaatgaaaaagttgtggaACTACAAACttctataactttttgagatctacaacttttatttttgtcatctttTTATATGACTTTGTTTGgataattcaaaatttgaatttaaaaaaataacaacttcaaacatcattctgaaccagtaattaatttcagctaaaaaagtcattaacaacaaagttgtagaactcatcaagacctATAACTTTTATTTAGTTTATTTGTTCATCTTACAAAGTGGCAGTATGCATTATTCATAaatttacatatccctcttatagtttatgaactatatgagagatataaatttgtgaacaattttaCCATCACTtgctcggatgaagaaatgactaaaataaaagttgtag harbors:
- the LOC136518532 gene encoding probable esterase PIR7A; translation: METNGRGNQEEPHPQHHFVLVHGLCHGAWCWYKAATALRRAGHRVTAPDMAGCGAHPARVDEVRSFEEYSRPLLDAVAALPPGERAVLVGHSHGGCSVALAAERFPDKVAAAVFVAASMPAVGRSMGATTTDEFLKFVGAEPDFFLDTKELHQENPNIPGRPVIFGPKFTAQRLYQLSPPEDLTLALSLIRPANRFNEDALMTDEKLLTEAGYGSARRVFVVVEDDLGIPAEFQRRMIAQSPGVEVEAMTAGGADHMAMLSRPEELVDLLLRIAAINGV